Sequence from the bacterium genome:
GCTACCAGCACATCGTCAACTCGATCCAGCACGCGGCCCGCAAGATGCGGGGCGCGGGGACCAAAGCCGGCCGCTCGGCATAGCGGCGGGGGAGACAACCATGGCCGTCAGCAAACTGTTCGGGGCCAAGATCAAGCGCCGTGAAGATCCCCGGCTGATCACGGGGAAGGCCACTTACACAGACGACCTTCAGCCGGCCGGGCTCGTGCACGCGCAGATCATTCGGAGCCCGCACGCGCACGCGCGGATCAAGCGCATCGATGTCGAGGCGGCGCGCCGTCACCCGGGCGTCGTCGCGGTCTTTACGGGCAAGGATCTCCAGGGCAAGATCAACCCTATCCCCACCGCGTGGCTCATTCCAAACTCGGACCTCAAGACGCCGCCGCACCCGGCGCTGGCCGTGGATACCGTCCGGTACGTCGGGGATGGCGTGGCCGTGGTCGTCGCGGAGGATCGGTACACGGCGCGGGATGCCGCGGCCCTCGTGCGGGTCGAGTACGAGCCGCTTCCCGCGGTGGTGGACCAGCAGAAGGCGATGGAGCGGGGGGCGCCCCAGATCCACACGGACGTGCCAAGCAACCTGGCGTTCAAGTGGGGGGTGGGCAACGCGGAGGCGACGGCCGCCGCGTTCAAGGCGGCCGAGCGCGACGGGATCGTGGTCTCTCAACGGTTCGTCAACCAGCGCCTGATCCCCAATGCGATTGAAACCCGGGCCGTCGTCGCCCAGTACAACAGCGGCTCGGGCGAGTTGACCGCCTGGTACACGACCCAGAACCCGCACATCGCCCGCTTTCTGATGTCGGTCGTGACCGGTGTCCCCGAGCACAAGGTGCGGATCATCGCCCCCGAGGTCGGTGGCGGGTTCGGCAGCAAGATCCCGTTCTATGCCGACGAGGCCATCGTCGCGTTCTGCGCGAAGGCCATCGGACGTCCGGTGAAGTGGGCCGAGGATCGCCGCGAGAACTACCAGAGCACCATCCACGGCCGCGACCACATCACCGACCTGGAGGTGGCCGCGACGCGCGACGGGATGGTCACGGCGCTGCGCGGCAAGACGTGGGCCAATCTCGGTGCCTACCTCTCCACCGCCGCACCGGGCGTCCCGACGATCCTGCACGGCCTCATGCTGACCGGATGCTATACGATCCCCAACATCGAATACGTCGTGTACGGCGTGTTCACCAACACCACCCCGGTCGATGCCTACCGCGGGGCCGGCCGCCCGGAGGCGACCTACCTCATCGAGCGGATCGTGGACCTGGTGGCGGGCACGCTCAAGATGGATCCCGCTGAGATCCGCCGGAAGAACTTCATTCCGAAGGACAAGTTCCCGTACACAACCGCCGAGGGACTGGCCTACGACAGCGGGGACTACGGTCCGGCCCTGGACAAGGCCCTGGCCATGGTGGACTACACGCGACTGCGGGATGAGCAGAAGCGGGGGCCGAAGGGCGGGAAGCACTTGGGCGTCGGGCTCAGCACCTACGTTGAGATCTGCGGGCTGGGCCCCTCAGCCGTGGCCGGGGCCGTGGGGTTCCAGGGTGGGCTGTGGGAGAGCGCCGTCGTCCGCATGCACCCGACGGGCAAGGCGACGGTGTTCACCGGGGCGTCGCCGCACGGCCAGGGGGAAGAAACCACGTTCGCCCAGATCGTCGCGGACGAACTGGGCCTCCCCATCGATGACATCGAAGTCGTCCATGGGGACACCGCCCAGATCCCGATGGGGTGGGGGACCTACGGGAGCCGCACCACGGTCGTCGGCGGCGCGGCGATCGCGCTGGCGGCGCGTCGGGTGATCGAGAAGGCCACCAAGATCGCCGCGCACATGC
This genomic interval carries:
- a CDS encoding molybdopterin cofactor-binding domain-containing protein — protein: MAVSKLFGAKIKRREDPRLITGKATYTDDLQPAGLVHAQIIRSPHAHARIKRIDVEAARRHPGVVAVFTGKDLQGKINPIPTAWLIPNSDLKTPPHPALAVDTVRYVGDGVAVVVAEDRYTARDAAALVRVEYEPLPAVVDQQKAMERGAPQIHTDVPSNLAFKWGVGNAEATAAAFKAAERDGIVVSQRFVNQRLIPNAIETRAVVAQYNSGSGELTAWYTTQNPHIARFLMSVVTGVPEHKVRIIAPEVGGGFGSKIPFYADEAIVAFCAKAIGRPVKWAEDRRENYQSTIHGRDHITDLEVAATRDGMVTALRGKTWANLGAYLSTAAPGVPTILHGLMLTGCYTIPNIEYVVYGVFTNTTPVDAYRGAGRPEATYLIERIVDLVAGTLKMDPAEIRRKNFIPKDKFPYTTAEGLAYDSGDYGPALDKALAMVDYTRLRDEQKRGPKGGKHLGVGLSTYVEICGLGPSAVAGAVGFQGGLWESAVVRMHPTGKATVFTGASPHGQGEETTFAQIVADELGLPIDDIEVVHGDTAQIPMGWGTYGSRTTVVGGAAIALAARRVIEKATKIAAHMLEAAEKDVAFDQGRFSVRGSPDRAKTIQEVTLQAYLAWNLPQGVEPSLEASAFYDP